Proteins encoded together in one Planctomyces sp. SH-PL14 window:
- a CDS encoding alpha/beta hydrolase: protein MSKLRKQTYGPLSCTVVDGTPGTPPDRLVVLCHGFGAGGDDLVSLAPELIQRFPGELASTRFVFPAAPMDLREYGIPGGRAWWPIDMVRLQQAAAAGRLRDLRYEHPPRLPEVRQAFSTALEAMLADAGLGMDKTVIGGFSQGAMVTTDAMLHLEVRPAGLIVFSGTLLSEEDWRATAEKQGLQGLRVVQSHGRQDPVLPFSLAEELRAMLTSFGAEVDWNPFDGPHTISGPALMAAGRLITSI from the coding sequence GTGTCGAAGTTGCGCAAGCAGACCTATGGGCCCCTTTCCTGCACCGTCGTCGACGGGACGCCGGGGACGCCGCCGGACCGGCTCGTCGTTCTCTGTCACGGATTCGGAGCCGGGGGGGACGACCTGGTGTCGCTCGCTCCGGAATTGATTCAGCGGTTCCCCGGTGAGCTGGCGTCGACGCGGTTTGTCTTTCCGGCCGCGCCGATGGACCTTCGGGAGTATGGGATTCCTGGGGGCCGGGCGTGGTGGCCGATCGACATGGTCCGTCTGCAGCAGGCGGCCGCCGCCGGGCGGCTGCGCGACCTCCGGTATGAGCATCCGCCCCGCCTTCCTGAAGTCCGGCAGGCGTTCTCGACGGCGCTGGAGGCGATGCTGGCCGATGCCGGCCTGGGGATGGACAAGACCGTGATCGGCGGGTTCTCGCAGGGGGCGATGGTGACGACGGATGCCATGCTCCACCTGGAAGTCCGGCCGGCGGGGCTGATTGTCTTCTCGGGGACGCTCCTGAGCGAAGAGGACTGGCGGGCGACCGCCGAGAAACAGGGGCTCCAGGGACTGCGGGTCGTGCAGTCCCATGGACGTCAGGATCCGGTCCTGCCGTTTTCGCTCGCCGAGGAGCTTCGGGCGATGCTCACCTCGTTCGGCGCGGAGGTCGACTGGAACCCGTTCGACG